One genomic window of Streptomyces sp. NBC_01276 includes the following:
- a CDS encoding iron chaperone: MVRSGAGDVDGYLAEVPDARREALTRLRRLCRAELKGFDEVMAYGMPAYEREGAAEIAFASQKQYVSFYLMRSDVREAFEERLAGQDMGKGCLRFRKPGDIDFDLVRDLLRAVAAAPGEIC, translated from the coding sequence ATGGTGCGGAGCGGAGCGGGCGACGTCGACGGATACCTGGCCGAGGTGCCGGACGCGCGCAGGGAGGCCCTGACCAGGCTGAGGCGGTTGTGCCGGGCCGAACTCAAGGGGTTCGACGAGGTCATGGCGTACGGAATGCCCGCCTACGAGCGGGAGGGCGCCGCCGAGATCGCCTTCGCGAGTCAGAAGCAGTACGTCTCCTTCTACCTCATGCGCAGCGATGTGAGGGAGGCGTTCGAGGAGCGGCTGGCCGGGCAGGACATGGGCAAGGGCTGTCTGCGGTTCCGCAAGCCGGGGGACATCGATTTCGACTTGGTGCGAGACCTGCTGAGGGCCGTCGCGGCAGCCCCGGGCGAGATCTGCTGA